Proteins encoded by one window of Vigna radiata var. radiata cultivar VC1973A chromosome 5, Vradiata_ver6, whole genome shotgun sequence:
- the LOC106759935 gene encoding alkylated DNA repair protein alkB homolog 8, with amino-acid sequence MIHSVLKTSRFFNPRTEALGLTGVIVGFVCHLSFSSMKQINCTGDSSLCTVAPCKEPSITDSLSVSGNGTTSSMSVQSTPEIEKKFVHHVYDAIAPHFSATRFAKWPKVASFLSSLPLGSLVLDAGCGNGKYLGLNQDCFFIGCDISPSLIKICSDRGHEVLVADAVNLPYRTGFGDAAISIAVLHHLSTESRRRKAIEELVRVVKKGGHVLITVWAVEQEDTNLITKWTPLTEKYVEEWVGPGSPRARTPSPLPLESIPESEESSSSENIKVCSESNVCKDLEAEKHIKNQQEYFVPWHLPYHRAEISGASSHALAAGLATKDDKKGAVVYNRYYHVFSEGELERLTAGIINARIVDQFFDKSNWCIILEKTA; translated from the exons ATGATTCACAGTGTTCTAAAAACAAGTAGATTCTTCAATCCACGTACAGAAGCCCTTGGTTTGACCGGTGTAATTGTTGGTTTTGTTTGTCATTTATCATTTAGTTCAATGAAGCAAATCAATTGTACAGGGGATTCTAGTTTGTGTACCGTTGCTCCCTGTAAGGAACCCTCCATTACAGATTCCTTATCAGTCAGTGGAAACGGTACTACTTCATCTATGAGTGTACAATCCACCCCTGAAATAGAAAAGAAGTTCGTTCATCATGTATATGATGCTATTGCTCCGCATTTCAGTGCCACTCGGTTTGCCAAATGGCCGAAGGTTGCATCATTTTTGTCATCTTTGCCTTTGGGGTCTCTTGTCCTTGATGCAGGATGTGGGAATGGGAAATACCTAGGTTTGAATCAGGATTGTTTTTTCATAGGATGTGATATAAGTCCTTCCTTGATTAAAATATGCTCGGATAGAGGGCATGAAGTTTTGGTGGCAGATGCTGTGAATCTTCCTTACAGAACTGGTTTTGGTGATGCGGCTATATCAATAGCAGTGTTACATCACTTAAGCACTGAAAGTAGAAGGAGAAAAGCAATAGAAGAATTGGTCAGAGTTGTTAAAAAGGGTGGCCATGTTCTGATTACAGTTTGGGCTGTAGAGCAAGAGGATACAAATCTTATTACCAAATGGACTCCACTGACTGAAAAGTATGTTGAAGAGTGGGTAGGACCAGGGAGTCCTCGTGCTCGGACACCCTCACCCTTGCCATTAGAAAGCATTCCTGAGAGTGAGGAGAGTAGCAGCAGTGAGAACATAAAAGTTTGCAGTGAGTCAAATGTATGTAAAGATTTGGAGGCAGAAAAACATATAAAGAACCAACAGGAATACTTTGTTCCCTGGCATTTACCTTATCATCGTGCTGAAATCAGTGGTGCTTCTTCTCATGCTCTTGCTGCTGGTCTGGCAACTAAAGATGACAAAAAGGGTGCTGTGGTGTATAATCGATATTATCATGTTTTTAGCGAAGGAGAACTTGAAAG ATTGACAGCTGGAATAATCAATGCTAGAATCGTTGATCAGTTTTTTGATAAATCGAACTGGTGTATTATTCTGGAGAAAACAGCATAA